In Aethina tumida isolate Nest 87 chromosome 2, icAetTumi1.1, whole genome shotgun sequence, the DNA window TATGTGTTGGGGCCGAATTTTCACAACAAACACTCACAAAGAAaattttggtaatattttacaattaatttttaaattcatcttTTAACCGATATAATATAGCCGGACAAGTCTGAGCCGTATGACTGGGGTTCCATTGCCAGATACAGCATTTATGGAACAATAATAGCTGGTCCTATGCTGGCAACTTGGTTAGTAAAATACACACACAAGAGTCAGAATCTGTatcgattaattttattataatataattttaggtaCAGATTTTTAGACCAGCAGATTGTTGGGACTGCTATTAAAACTGTGGCTAAGAAAGTTACAATCGATCAGTTCACATTTACTCCATCATTATTGGTTGTATTTTATGTCTGTgagtattcttttaaaatatttattaattgaaatctaaaatttattattttgaccacgtatttattttttagctaTGAGTGCAATGGAGAAAAAAATAGATCTCTTGGAAGAATGCAGAGAAAAGTTCATTCCTACCTTCAAAACCAGTTGCTTATTCTGGTTACCAGTACAAACTATCAACTTCTTATTAATTCCACCAGTTTTTCGAGTCACCTACATTGGGACCTGTTCCTTTGCCTGGATAAACATTCTGTGCTGGATCAAACGAGGATCATCTTGCCaagatgaaataaaatcaattaattgacatTACATTAAGGTTTTGAAtctttagaataatttagccgaattacaaaacaaaatgttgAAGTATTCAATGTTAAGTCATACCTGTAACGATCTCAActgagataataaaaaatgcgtacctaaatatttattttaacttttattgaaGCATTTTTAATCTCACATTTATGTGTTAAACAAATCatgtcttaaataaatatacgttTAGGATTAGGAACAGCAGTGTTTTATTCTATAACAATCAGCTGGAAACTCTCCAGTCGTCTTTAATCAAATCAGCAGTCTTCTCTCCCACCATCATAGCAGGAGCACTAGTATGAGCCGACAAAGTGACGGGGATAATACTTGTATCCGCCACTCTTAATCCTTTAATTCCATGAACTCTCAATCTATTATCTACTACTGCTTCAACATCACTTTCGTTACCCATTTTGCAAGTGGAGATTTGATGATGTACAGTCACAGTTAAAGTCCTTAACGCACATTCCCAATAATCATCGGAATCAAATTGCAATTGTTCACAATCAGGCACTGGAATGTCATGTAATTTGGAACCCAGGTGTTGAAAGCCTGAAGTTTTGGATAGCTGCTGCACGTATCGAATTGCAGCTATCATTGTTTTTATGTCGTCGTTTTCCGCATCGGTGTAAAAGTTACCATATAGTAAAGGAGGTTCCAAAGGATTCTTAGACCTAAGCTTAAGGTAGCCCTTGGATTTTGGGTGTAATAACATCGGTAACATTGCCCAAGCTGGTGTTTGTTCTAgtggtttataaaatttgttataaacatCTCTTCTGATTCGAAATTCCGGTTTAGATATTATACCATAATCCGCTTCCAAAGTCCCAATTCCTGATAATATCAATTCAATGTCTGGATAATTTTCCTCAAAAGTAGACACATTAGTCTTAATATAAGCTAATGATTCTACACCACCTAGGGACGTATAAGGACCTTTTCCTCTTGATACAAATTTCAACACTTCATTAGGTTTTAAAATAGCAGACCTAGGGTTAACGGCtctgttaattttatacacaagACCAAGGAATGATATGTGATCATACAGTGACTGCCCAACAGCCAAATTTTGAACGACAGGAATGTCTAACTCTTTTAAGTGTTCTTCTGGACCAACGCCAGAAAGCATCAATAATTGAGGGGAATTAAATGTACCAGCAGACAAAATAACTTCTTTCTTAGCTTGAACCGTGTATTTTTTACCGCGTTTAATGAATTCCACACCTTGTGCCGTTTTGGTGGTGGgatctattataatttttgtgaccCTTGCTGATGTTATAATTCTCAGATTATCTCTGTGGATTATAGGATAGAGAAATGCAGTAGCTGCGCTGTGTCTCCGTCCTTTCAACAGATTCGCTTGTATTCTTGAATAACCCATAAAGTCGGCGCTGTTGTAGTCAACCAATTTGCTACCTATTTCAATGCCCCCTTTTATAAACGCGTCTGATATTAAGGAGGAATATGAATACTCAACGTTTAAATTTCCACCTTTGTTATGGAACTGACTGGCACACTCTTTTCCCAAGTTACAGTTTTCGAATTTCAGATAGTAAGGTAATACGTCTTCGTAAGACCAGCCAGGATTACCGTTCTCTTGCCAACGTTTGTAGTCGGTGGGATTGCCTCTTGTGTATATCATATAGTTGATCACCGTCGTGCCCCCCAGAGCTTTTCCCCTTGGCCAACTGCAGATGTTGTCTTCCATTCCTAAGAAAGTTTTAGAAGTAGAATGAAAATATCAGGTGATACAGTTACAGTACCTAAACAGACCCCGTCTTGCTTTTCCATCGTGTAGTTCCAGTTATAGGGTGTCACTTGGAAGATTGGTGCAAGTAATGGAATTTGCGTGAAGTAGTTGGCAGGTCGTCCTGCTTCTAGTAGTAATATCTTCCAATCATTAATTTCGGATAATCGATTTGCTAAGACGGATCCAGCTGAACCAgatccaataataataaaatcaaaaccttctgtaaaacaa includes these proteins:
- the LOC109599159 gene encoding mpv17-like protein, which translates into the protein MSKLATFMKNALDKYPIVSNCVIYGSLCVGAEFSQQTLTKKILPDKSEPYDWGSIARYSIYGTIIAGPMLATWYRFLDQQIVGTAIKTVAKKVTIDQFTFTPSLLVVFYVSMSAMEKKIDLLEECREKFIPTFKTSCLFWLPVQTINFLLIPPVFRVTYIGTCSFAWINILCWIKRGSSCQDEIKSIN
- the LOC109599136 gene encoding glucose dehydrogenase [FAD, quinone] isoform X2, whose amino-acid sequence is MKKMFYQIAVLMLFQSSAVSAYGISNIISAFNNYVEAFDKYSSHAKQQHLDNEGFDFIIIGSGSAGSVLANRLSEINDWKILLLEAGRPANYFTQIPLLAPIFQVTPYNWNYTMEKQDGVCLGMEDNICSWPRGKALGGTTVINYMIYTRGNPTDYKRWQENGNPGWSYEDVLPYYLKFENCNLGKECASQFHNKGGNLNVEYSYSSLISDAFIKGGIEIGSKLVDYNSADFMGYSRIQANLLKGRRHSAATAFLYPIIHRDNLRIITSARVTKIIIDPTTKTAQGVEFIKRGKKYTVQAKKEVILSAGTFNSPQLLMLSGVGPEEHLKELDIPVVQNLAVGQSLYDHISFLGLVYKINRAVNPRSAILKPNEVLKFVSRGKGPYTSLGGVESLAYIKTNVSTFEENYPDIELILSGIGTLEADYGIISKPEFRIRRDVYNKFYKPLEQTPAWAMLPMLLHPKSKGYLKLRSKNPLEPPLLYGNFYTDAENDDIKTMIAAIRYVQQLSKTSGFQHLGSKLHDIPVPDCEQLQFDSDDYWECALRTLTVTVHHQISTCKMGNESDVEAVVDNRLRVHGIKGLRVADTSIIPVTLSAHTSAPAMMVGEKTADLIKDDWRVSS
- the LOC109599136 gene encoding glucose dehydrogenase [FAD, quinone] isoform X3 → MEKQDGVCLGMEDNICSWPRGKALGGTTVINYMIYTRGNPTDYKRWQENGNPGWSYEDVLPYYLKFENCNLGKECASQFHNKGGNLNVEYSYSSLISDAFIKGGIEIGSKLVDYNSADFMGYSRIQANLLKGRRHSAATAFLYPIIHRDNLRIITSARVTKIIIDPTTKTAQGVEFIKRGKKYTVQAKKEVILSAGTFNSPQLLMLSGVGPEEHLKELDIPVVQNLAVGQSLYDHISFLGLVYKINRAVNPRSAILKPNEVLKFVSRGKGPYTSLGGVESLAYIKTNVSTFEENYPDIELILSGIGTLEADYGIISKPEFRIRRDVYNKFYKPLEQTPAWAMLPMLLHPKSKGYLKLRSKNPLEPPLLYGNFYTDAENDDIKTMIAAIRYVQQLSKTSGFQHLGSKLHDIPVPDCEQLQFDSDDYWECALRTLTVTVHHQISTCKMGNESDVEAVVDNRLRVHGIKGLRVADTSIIPVTLSAHTSAPAMMVGEKTADLIKDDWRVSS
- the LOC109599136 gene encoding glucose dehydrogenase [FAD, quinone] isoform X1, translated to MKQKMFYQIAVLMLFQSSAVSAYGISNIISAFNNYVEAFDKYSSHAKQQHLDNEGFDFIIIGSGSAGSVLANRLSEINDWKILLLEAGRPANYFTQIPLLAPIFQVTPYNWNYTMEKQDGVCLGMEDNICSWPRGKALGGTTVINYMIYTRGNPTDYKRWQENGNPGWSYEDVLPYYLKFENCNLGKECASQFHNKGGNLNVEYSYSSLISDAFIKGGIEIGSKLVDYNSADFMGYSRIQANLLKGRRHSAATAFLYPIIHRDNLRIITSARVTKIIIDPTTKTAQGVEFIKRGKKYTVQAKKEVILSAGTFNSPQLLMLSGVGPEEHLKELDIPVVQNLAVGQSLYDHISFLGLVYKINRAVNPRSAILKPNEVLKFVSRGKGPYTSLGGVESLAYIKTNVSTFEENYPDIELILSGIGTLEADYGIISKPEFRIRRDVYNKFYKPLEQTPAWAMLPMLLHPKSKGYLKLRSKNPLEPPLLYGNFYTDAENDDIKTMIAAIRYVQQLSKTSGFQHLGSKLHDIPVPDCEQLQFDSDDYWECALRTLTVTVHHQISTCKMGNESDVEAVVDNRLRVHGIKGLRVADTSIIPVTLSAHTSAPAMMVGEKTADLIKDDWRVSS